The following coding sequences are from one Gemmatimonadota bacterium window:
- a CDS encoding Uma2 family endonuclease, with protein sequence MPVSTQPRPRMMPAEYLEAERRAEYKSEYYAGEVFAMTGASRQHNLIVTNLIVSLGTQLRESPCQVYPSDMRVKVQSTGLYTYPDVAVVCGDPEFEDEQVDTLLNPTALIEVLSPSTEAYDRGRKAEHYRGLESLQVYLLVAQDEPRVERYLRQGPREWLLTEFRGLSETVELSSVGCTLPLSQVYEKVLAAE encoded by the coding sequence ATGCCCGTGTCCACCCAGCCGAGACCTCGGATGATGCCGGCGGAATACCTCGAAGCCGAGCGCCGCGCAGAATACAAGAGCGAGTACTACGCGGGCGAGGTGTTCGCGATGACGGGGGCGAGCAGGCAACACAACCTGATCGTCACCAACCTGATCGTCTCGCTGGGCACTCAGCTCCGCGAGAGCCCGTGCCAGGTGTATCCGAGCGATATGCGCGTCAAGGTGCAATCGACGGGGCTGTATACGTATCCCGATGTTGCCGTGGTCTGCGGCGACCCGGAGTTCGAGGACGAGCAAGTAGACACCCTGCTCAACCCCACGGCCTTGATCGAGGTCCTCTCTCCATCCACCGAGGCTTACGACCGCGGCCGCAAGGCCGAGCACTACCGGGGCCTGGAATCGCTCCAGGTGTACCTGCTCGTGGCGCAGGACGAGCCGCGCGTCGAGCGCTACCTGCGGCAGGGCCCGCGCGAGTGGCTCCTGACCGAATTCCGTGGACTCAGCGAGACCGTGGAGCTCTCGTCCGTCGGCTGTACCCTCCCCCTGAGCCAGGTCTACGAGAAGGTGCTGGCGGCAGAATAG
- a CDS encoding DUF427 domain-containing protein, with protein MSLTIGTGPFARPRLGQLNFEPDAPEHILYFEDSPRRVRVAFNGETIADSRRVKLLHETAYQPVYYFPEAHLRWDYLQRTEHTSHCPFKGEAAYWSIVAGDRTSENALWAYPEPLPAAHWLGGYYAFYWDRVDAWFEEEEQVFVHPRDPYHRFDVLDSSRQVKITLDGELVAETRRPRLLFETGLPTRYYIPAEDVRADLLEPSDRHTRCPYKGLASYHHVRTPARLHRDIAWYYPEPLPAATRIAGLIAFYNERVDLEVDGERQERPRTRLG; from the coding sequence ATGTCTCTGACCATCGGCACCGGCCCGTTCGCCCGCCCGCGACTCGGCCAGCTCAACTTCGAGCCGGACGCGCCCGAGCACATCCTGTACTTCGAGGACTCGCCCCGGCGCGTGCGGGTGGCGTTCAATGGCGAGACCATCGCCGACAGCCGGCGCGTCAAGCTGCTGCACGAGACGGCGTACCAGCCCGTCTACTACTTCCCCGAAGCGCACCTCCGCTGGGACTACCTTCAGCGGACCGAGCATACCAGCCACTGCCCGTTCAAGGGAGAGGCCGCCTACTGGTCCATCGTCGCAGGTGACCGGACCTCCGAGAACGCGCTATGGGCCTACCCCGAGCCGCTGCCCGCCGCGCACTGGCTGGGGGGCTACTACGCCTTCTACTGGGACCGAGTGGATGCCTGGTTCGAGGAGGAGGAGCAGGTCTTCGTCCACCCTCGCGACCCGTACCACCGGTTCGATGTCCTGGACAGCTCACGCCAGGTGAAGATCACGCTGGACGGCGAGCTGGTAGCGGAGACGCGCCGGCCGCGGCTGCTGTTCGAGACCGGCCTGCCCACGCGCTACTACATACCAGCCGAGGATGTGCGGGCGGATCTGCTCGAGCCCAGCGACCGCCACACGCGCTGTCCCTACAAAGGCCTGGCCAGCTATCACCACGTCCGCACCCCCGCCCGGCTGCACCGCGATATCGCCTGGTACTACCCGGAGCCGCTGCCCGCCGCGACCAGGATCGCGGGGCTGATCGCGTTCTACAACGAACGCGTGGACCTCGAAGTGGACGGCGAGCGGCAGGAGCGGCCGAGGACCCGACTGGGCTGA